A genomic stretch from Engraulis encrasicolus isolate BLACKSEA-1 chromosome 12, IST_EnEncr_1.0, whole genome shotgun sequence includes:
- the slitrk6 gene encoding SLIT and NTRK-like protein 6, whose amino-acid sequence MAQRIGHTPEKMLACIVLLCSGFAIASFQEVGTSVTMTGGSCDSLCFCEERDGFLYMNCEKRNISSISQIKMPSSSTLPFHLNLYKNDLVELLAEDLESFKNAVTLHLGGNSIQELEPGVFSALGSLKKLHINSNFLVMLKEDTFQGLQNLEYLQADTNFIRIVEPGAFSKLVRLKVLILNDNAIEFLPTNIFRFVPLTHLDLRGNQLQTLPYVGFLEHIGRIMELLLEDNSWVCDCEILYLKIWIENMRSQSSISEVVCSDPLHLRGNILTKIKRDVLCPSHADINLEEPSKSLDMVVTPSSKVAQIPEAKDDAKIPTPAQVPESESCNPQCSCHNHPISGFLIHCQDRGIQRISDLGILQQSPTKLVLTGNMIQRLLKYDFVTYDSLELLNLANNQIDYVENETFLSLSNLRKLYLNGNRIEKLSPNMFVGLHNLEYLYLEYNLIKDIQPGTFNPLPNMKLLSINNNMLSTLPAQIFRNVALTKLNLRKNLFMHLPVSNVLDQLESLEQIYLEDNPWDCTCDLVSLKQWVEKLDKDTVMGTILCHTPKKVDKAELRTLRTEVLCPGLVTYYSLLPTDIDGIPATTVPLGQGQDQGFLNSLMGTVPLSVLILSLLVLFLTVIFCAAGVAVFVLHRRRRRNKKKQAEEQPRESSPIHLHYSMYGQKTTHHHVAQRHSTGMYDETTHQSPVIQVCRNPTYCAQHKDMESEHEYDPDDPAKQHHMCHSILDKDSHMPPAIAVGHPGMKFRAVTTAGDYPGDFVTLGDTGTLYKNMLERDRELQQLSITEYLRKNISQLQPGVGVGVGVDLQVPPGHHHKELKLMETLMYTRPTRKVMVEQTKNEYFELKANLHAEPDYLEVLEHQAAFK is encoded by the exons ATGGCGCAGCGCATTGG ACACACTCCAGAGAAAATGCTGGCCTGCATCGTTCTGCTATGCTCCGGTTTTGCCATCGCAAGCTTTCAAGAAGTCGGGACCTCTGTAACCATGACGGGGGGATCCTGCGACTCGCTGTGTTTCTGCGAGGAACGAGACGGCTTTTTGTACATGAATTGCGAGAAGCGGAACATCAGCAGCATATCGCAAATCAAAATGCCATCATCATCCACCCTGCCTTTCCATTTGAACCTGTACAAGAACGACCTGGTGGAATTGCTGGCGGAGGACCTGGAGAGCTTCAAGAACGCTGTCACTTTGCATCTGGGCGGTAACAGCATCCAGGAGCTGGAGCCAGGGGTCTTCTCTGCTCTCGGCTCTCTCAAGAAGCTCCACATCAACAGTAATTTCCTGGTCATGCTGAAAGAAGACACCTTTCAGGGCCTGCAGAATTTGGAGTACCTGCAGGCAGACACAAACTTCATCCGAATCGTGGAGCCAGGGGCCTTCAGCAAACTCGTCCGCCTCAAAGTTCTGATCCTGAACGACAACGCCATCGAGTTCCTCCCCACCAACATTTTCCGCTTCGTGCCCCTCACCCACCTGGATCTCCGCGGCAACCAGCTGCAGACGTTGCCCTACGTGGGCTTCCTTGAGCACATAGGGCGCATCATGGAGCTTCTGCTCGAGGACAACAGCTGGGTGTGCGACTGCGAGATCCTCTACTTGAAAATATGGATTGAGAACATGCGGTCGCAGTCGTCCATCAGCGAGGTGGTGTGCAGCGACCCTCTCCATCTCCGCGGCAACATTTTGACAAAGATCAAACGTGACGTGCTGTGCCCGTCCCACGCAGACATCAACCTCGAAGAGCCGTCCAAGTCGCTTGACATGGTTGTGACACCGTCGTCTAAAGTTGCCCAAATACCCGAGGCCAAAGATGACGCAAAGATTCCAACACCAGCTCAAGTTCCCGAGAGCGAGTCTTGCAACCCACAGTGCTCCTGTCACAATCATCCCATCTCTGGCTTTCTGATCCACTGTCAAGACAGAGGAATTCAAAGGATATCTGATCTCGGGATACTTCAACAAAGCCCTACCAAACTTGTTCTGACTGGAAACATGATACAGAGACTCTTGAAGTACGACTTTGTAACATACGATAGCCTGGAGTTGTTAAACTTGGCAAACAACCAGATTGACTATGTGGAGAATGAGACGTTTCTCAGCCTGAGTAACTTAAGGAAATTGTATCTGAATGGCAACAGAATAGAGAAGCTGTCTCCAAACATGTTTGTGGGCCTTCACAACCTCGAGTACCTTTATTTGGAATACAATTTAATCAAAGACATTCAACCGGGCACGTTCAACCCGTTGCCAAATATGAAACTCCTGTCAATCAACAACAACATGTTAAGCACACTTCCGGCGCAGATATTCCGCAACGTGGCCCTGACTAAACTAAACCTCCGGAAAAACCTTTTCATGCACCTGCCCGTGAGCAACGTCCTCGACCAGCTCGAGTCCCTCGAGCAGATATACCTGGAGGACAACCCGTGGGACTGCACCTGCGACCTAGTCAGCCTCAAGCAGTGGGTGGAGAAGCTGGACAAGGACACGGTCATGGGCACCATCCTGTGCCACACGCCCAAAAAGGTGGACAAAGCGGAGCTGAGGACCTTGCGGACGGAGGTCCTCTGCCCCGGCCTGGTCACCTACTACTCTCTGCTGCCCACGGACATCGACGGCATCCCAGCGACCACAGTCCCGCTCGGCCAGGGCCAGGACCAGGGCTTCCTGAACTCGCTAATGGGCACCGTGCCGCTCTCCGTGCTGATCCTGAGCCTTCTCGTCCTATTCCTGACAGTCATATTCTGTGCCGCCGGCGTGGCCGTGTTCGTGCtgcaccgccgccgccggcgGAACAAGAAGAAGCAGGCCGAGGAGCAGCCGCGGGAGAGCAGCCCCATCCATCTGCACTACAGCATGTACGGCCAGAAGACCACCCACCACCACGTGGCACAGCGACACAGCACGGGGATGTACGACGAGACCACGCACCAGAGCCCCGTCATCCAGGTGTGCCGCAACCCCACCTACTGCGCCCAGCACAAGGACATGGAGTCGGAGCACGAGTACGACCCGGACGACCCGGCCAAGCAGCACCACATGTGTCACAGCATCCTGGACAAAGACAGCCACATGCCCCCCGCCATTGCCGTGGGGCATCCCGGCATGAAGTTCAGAGCTGTGACGACAGCAGGGGACTACCCTGGGGACTTTGTGACACTGGGGGACACGGGCACACTGTATAAGAACATGCTGGAGAGGGACCGGGAGCTTCAGCAGCTTAGCATCACGGAGTACCTCAGGAAGAACATATCGCAGCTGCAGccaggggttggggtgggggtgggggtggacttGCAGGTCCCCCCTGGCCACCACCACAAAGAGCTAAAGCTCATGGAGACTCTCATGTATACGCGGCCTACTAGAAAGGTCATGGTGGAGCAGACTAAGAACGAGTACTTTGAGCTCAAGGCCAACCTCCACGCAGAGCCAGACTACTTGGAGGTGCTGGAGCATCAGGCAGCTTTTAAGTGA